From Juglans regia cultivar Chandler chromosome 6, Walnut 2.0, whole genome shotgun sequence, the proteins below share one genomic window:
- the LOC109018620 gene encoding disease resistance protein RPP2B-like, whose protein sequence is MRLPISVSHSQHLKCLSLENFTNLAKEEIGLSIGYSTCLNDSQITLSRTIKRSEPESSAELQRQLLSSLYWYLDDFSIYSTTTLQEFDLSWSAVVSLPPTMKIYVELRILRLCHCEKLQEILHLPPNIQELYVRECFSLERFPEVSTKFQFYTSCGLRELRWIDLSGCHKLVANIGSQVPNPSFVEEHIQDHSCGIIFPGNKIPDWFSHTKEISNGDDSWELDISGPLYLEEIIGIVFCAVLGSDPDYPLGPFSGICVSINGNMLVEARFYLYGGSDHVYLNYSFPECIRQLLRYPTGDNLRFRFYCDSYKVMFKSCGVHIIYKHEDNENLTVRECSVDSSNGIQLSKRRRDNEDSNLEFNGYPQHKRRSQDLGNSNAT, encoded by the exons ATGCGTCTCCCAATCAGCGTTTCTCACTCGCAACATCTAAAGTGTCTTTCTCtagaaaattttacaaatcttgcaaaagaagaaatagGTCTATCCATTGGGTACTCCACATGTCTTAACGATTCACAAATAACATTATCCAGAACGATTAAGAGGTCTGAACCAGAATCAAGTGCTGAATTACAACGACAACTCTTGTCGTCGCTTTATTGGTATCTTGACGACTTCTCTATTTATAGCACAACCACTTTGCAAGAGTTTGATCTATCTTGGAGTGCTGTTGTCAGCCTTCCCCCAACAATGAAAATATATGTTGAATTGAGGATTCTCAGATTGTGCCATTGTgagaaacttcaagaaattctacatcttccaccaaatatacaaGAGCTATATGTCAGAGAGTGTTTCTCCTTGGAACGATTCCCAGAAGtatcaacaaaatttcaattCTATACATCCTGTGGCTTGCGAGAGCTAAGATGGATTGACTTGTCCGGTTGCCATAAATTGGTAGCAAATATAGGGAGTCAAGTGCCAAATCCTTCATTTGTTGAG GAACATATTCAAGACCATTCATGTGGTATTATATTTCCAGGGAATAAGATTCCAGATTGGTTTAGCCATACTAAGGAGATTTCAAATGGTGATGATTCTTGGGAATTGGATATTAGTGGTCCCTTGTATTTGGAAGAAATCAtaggtattgttttttgtgctgTTCTTGGATCCGACCCGGATTACCCCTTGGGGCCCTTCTCCGGTATTTGTGTTTCTATAAATGGTAACATGCTTGTAGAAGCGAGGTTTTACTTATATGGAGGCTCGGATCATGTATATCTAAATTACTCGTTTCCAGAATGTATCAGGCAATTGCTGCGGTACCCAACAGGAGACAATctgaggtttagattttattgtGATTCTTATAAAGTGATGTTTAAAAGTTGCGGAGTTCACATAATCTATAAGCACGAAGATAATGAGAATTTAACAGTTCGGGAGTGCTCAGTAGATTCATCGAATGGTATCCAGCTTTCTAAGAGACGTCGAGATAATGAAGACAGCAACTTGGAATTCAATGGGTATCCACAACACAAGAGACGCTCTCAAGACTTGGGCAATTCAAATGCAACATAG